In a genomic window of Bradyrhizobium sp. LLZ17:
- the urtA gene encoding urea ABC transporter substrate-binding protein, with protein sequence MLTKSTHDIAVSFSRRGVLAATAGLMLGLASISGAKAADDTIKVGVLHSLSGTMAISETTLKDTILFLIDEQNKKGGVLGKKLEAVVVDPASNWPLFAEKARELITKDKVSVVFGCWTSVSRKSVLPVFKELNNILFYPVQYEGEESERNVFYTGAAPNQQAIPAVDYLMKEEKVKRWVLAGTDYVYPRTTNKILEAYLKSKGVAQEDIMINYTPFGHSDWQTIVADIKKFGSAGKKTAVVSTINGDANVPFYKELGNQGIKAKDIPVVAFSVGEEELAGIDTKPLLGHLAAWNYFESIKTPANEKFIKDWQAYTKNPKRTTNDPMEAHVIGFNMWVKAVEKVKSTDPDKVIAALPGTEAPNLTGGVSKMLPNHHITKPVFIGEIKANGQFDVVWKTPGLVAGDAWSKELDGSKDLIGDWVEKKCGNYNVKTNKCLGSGS encoded by the coding sequence ATGCTTACCAAATCCACTCACGATATAGCGGTGTCATTTAGCCGCCGCGGCGTGCTTGCCGCGACCGCCGGACTGATGCTCGGTCTGGCTTCCATTTCCGGTGCGAAGGCCGCGGACGACACCATCAAGGTCGGTGTGCTTCATTCTCTCTCGGGCACCATGGCCATCAGCGAAACCACGCTGAAGGACACCATCCTGTTCCTGATCGACGAGCAGAACAAGAAGGGCGGCGTGCTCGGCAAGAAGCTCGAGGCCGTGGTCGTCGACCCGGCTTCGAACTGGCCGCTGTTTGCCGAAAAAGCGCGGGAGCTGATCACCAAGGACAAGGTCTCGGTCGTGTTCGGCTGCTGGACCTCGGTGTCGCGCAAGTCGGTGCTCCCGGTGTTCAAGGAGCTGAACAACATCCTGTTCTACCCCGTGCAGTACGAGGGCGAGGAGAGCGAGCGCAACGTGTTCTACACCGGCGCTGCGCCGAACCAGCAGGCGATCCCGGCTGTGGATTACCTGATGAAGGAAGAGAAGGTGAAGCGCTGGGTGCTCGCGGGCACCGACTACGTTTATCCGCGTACCACCAACAAGATCCTGGAAGCCTATCTGAAGTCGAAGGGTGTCGCCCAGGAAGACATCATGATCAACTACACGCCGTTCGGTCACTCCGATTGGCAGACGATCGTGGCCGACATCAAGAAGTTCGGCTCGGCTGGCAAGAAGACCGCAGTGGTCTCGACCATCAACGGCGACGCCAACGTCCCCTTCTACAAGGAGCTCGGCAACCAGGGCATCAAGGCCAAGGATATTCCGGTGGTCGCGTTCTCGGTGGGTGAGGAAGAGCTCGCCGGCATCGACACCAAGCCGCTGCTCGGCCATCTCGCCGCCTGGAACTACTTCGAATCGATCAAGACCCCGGCGAACGAGAAGTTCATCAAGGATTGGCAGGCCTACACCAAGAATCCGAAGCGTACGACCAACGACCCGATGGAAGCGCACGTGATCGGCTTCAACATGTGGGTGAAGGCGGTCGAGAAGGTGAAGTCGACCGATCCGGACAAGGTGATCGCTGCCCTTCCCGGCACCGAGGCTCCGAACCTGACCGGCGGCGTGTCCAAGATGCTGCCGAACCACCACATCACCAAGCCCGTGTTCATCGGAGAGATCAAGGCGAACGGCCAGTTCGACGTGGTCTGGAAGACGCCGGGTCTCGTTGCCGGCGACGCCTGGTCGAAGGAGCTCGACGGCTCCAAGGACCTGATCGGCGACTGGGTCGAGAAGAAGTGCGGCAACTACAACGTCAAGACCAACAAGTGCCTCGGTTCGGGCTCCTGA
- the urtC gene encoding urea ABC transporter permease subunit UrtC: MTPHMLTRSLDRGATIFLAVVVACGIFIPLSNLLLPEGSSLQVPTYLVALWGKYVCYAILALSIDLIWGYCGILSLGHGAFFALGGYAMGMYLMRQIGTRGVYGNPLLPDFMVFLNYSKLPWSWYGFDMFWFAALMVLLVPGLLAFCFGWLAFRSRVTGVYLSIITQAMTYALLLAFFRNDFGFGGNNGLTDFKDILGFNVQAEGTRAALFALSCLALIAGFLICRAIVSSKLGKVLIAVRDAESRTRFLGYRVESYKLFVFTVSACMAGVAGALYVPQVGIINPSEFAPGNSIEAVIWVAVGGRGTLIGAALGAVVVNYAKTFFTSGMLAPYWLFMLGAMFILVTLLLPKGIVGTFNAWWESSKQKRPAETTASAAAEDGVTEPNMAE, translated from the coding sequence ATGACCCCACACATGCTGACGCGATCGCTGGACCGCGGTGCGACGATCTTCCTCGCCGTCGTCGTGGCCTGCGGGATCTTCATTCCGCTCTCCAACCTGCTGCTGCCCGAGGGCTCGTCCCTGCAAGTACCGACCTATCTGGTCGCGCTTTGGGGCAAATATGTCTGCTACGCCATCCTGGCACTTTCGATCGACCTGATCTGGGGCTACTGCGGCATTCTCTCGCTCGGCCATGGCGCCTTCTTCGCGCTCGGCGGCTACGCGATGGGCATGTACCTGATGCGGCAGATCGGGACCCGCGGCGTCTACGGCAACCCGCTCCTGCCCGACTTCATGGTGTTCCTGAACTATTCGAAGCTGCCCTGGTCCTGGTACGGCTTCGATATGTTCTGGTTCGCGGCGCTGATGGTGCTGTTGGTGCCAGGCCTGCTCGCGTTCTGCTTCGGCTGGCTGGCGTTCCGCTCGCGCGTCACCGGCGTGTACCTGTCGATCATCACGCAGGCGATGACCTATGCGCTGCTGCTCGCCTTCTTCCGCAACGATTTCGGTTTCGGCGGCAACAACGGCCTCACCGATTTCAAGGACATTCTCGGCTTCAACGTGCAGGCCGAGGGCACCCGCGCGGCGCTGTTTGCGCTGAGCTGCCTGGCGCTGATCGCAGGCTTCCTGATCTGCCGCGCCATCGTCTCTTCGAAGCTCGGCAAGGTGCTGATCGCGGTGCGCGACGCAGAATCGCGCACACGGTTCCTCGGCTACCGCGTCGAATCCTACAAGCTGTTCGTATTCACGGTGTCGGCCTGCATGGCGGGTGTGGCCGGCGCGCTCTACGTGCCGCAGGTCGGCATCATCAACCCGTCCGAATTCGCGCCGGGCAACTCGATCGAGGCGGTGATCTGGGTCGCGGTCGGCGGCCGTGGCACGCTGATCGGCGCCGCGCTCGGGGCCGTCGTCGTCAATTATGCAAAGACGTTCTTCACCTCGGGCATGCTCGCACCCTATTGGCTCTTCATGCTGGGCGCGATGTTCATTCTGGTGACCTTGCTGCTGCCGAAGGGCATCGTCGGCACCTTCAACGCCTGGTGGGAGTCATCGAAACAGAAGCGCCCTGCCGAGACCACCGCGAGTGCTGCGGCTGAAGACGGCGTCACCGAACCGAACATGGCGGAGTAG
- the urtB gene encoding urea ABC transporter permease subunit UrtB encodes MPANLSARLCSLVLSLFLIAFALPAFAGPFEDAVAKFANDDFSDTEEAIGAVASSGNPLAFPIISALQDGRLMADPDSKKVYVTGVDGKSIDAATGQPVAGVPDSANAVRLNNRLRRSVDAAVGGLTLQSPDLGTRLQAAQSVFKSHEETALEAVDGALAKETNRSVKNALGDARAAILLFKPDATEVEKLEAVATLKARGDQEALALLTGMGDQPATVSKAAASAIGSIQSSLAVWSMVQNAWYGLSLGSVLLLAAIGLAITFGVMGVINMAHGEMVMIGAYTTFVVQEVIRTRYPGLFDYSLLIAVPLAFLVAGALGVLIERSIIRFLYGRPLETLLATWGLSLVLQQAVRTMFGPTNREVGNPSWMSGAFELGQITITYNRLWILCFTLAVFAVLLAMLRYTALGLEMRAVTQNRRMAASMGIATSRVDALTFGLGSGIAGIAGVALSQIDNVSPNLGQSYIIDSFMVVVFGGVGNLWGTLVGAFTLGIANKFLEPVAGAVLGKIAILVLIILFIQKRPRGLFALKGRAVEA; translated from the coding sequence GTGCCAGCCAATTTGTCCGCGCGCCTCTGTTCGCTCGTGCTCTCGTTGTTCCTGATCGCGTTTGCATTGCCGGCTTTTGCCGGTCCGTTCGAGGATGCGGTCGCCAAGTTCGCCAACGACGATTTTTCCGACACCGAAGAGGCGATCGGCGCCGTCGCAAGCAGCGGCAATCCGCTGGCGTTTCCCATCATCAGCGCGCTCCAGGACGGCCGTCTGATGGCCGATCCGGACAGCAAGAAGGTTTACGTCACCGGTGTCGACGGCAAGTCGATCGATGCCGCGACCGGCCAGCCCGTGGCCGGCGTGCCCGACAGCGCAAACGCGGTCCGCCTCAACAACCGCCTGCGCCGCAGCGTCGACGCCGCGGTCGGCGGTCTCACACTGCAGTCGCCAGATCTCGGAACACGGCTCCAGGCCGCGCAATCCGTGTTCAAGTCGCACGAGGAAACCGCGCTCGAGGCGGTCGACGGCGCGCTCGCCAAGGAAACCAACAGGTCGGTCAAGAACGCGCTGGGCGATGCCCGCGCTGCGATCCTGCTGTTCAAGCCGGACGCCACCGAGGTCGAGAAGCTTGAGGCCGTCGCCACCCTCAAGGCGCGCGGCGACCAGGAGGCGCTGGCGCTGCTCACTGGGATGGGCGACCAGCCCGCCACGGTAAGCAAGGCGGCCGCGAGCGCGATCGGCTCGATCCAGAGCTCGCTCGCGGTCTGGTCCATGGTGCAGAATGCCTGGTACGGCCTCTCGCTTGGTTCAGTGCTGTTGCTCGCCGCGATCGGCCTCGCCATCACCTTCGGCGTGATGGGCGTCATCAACATGGCGCATGGCGAGATGGTGATGATCGGCGCCTACACCACCTTCGTGGTGCAGGAGGTGATCCGCACCCGCTATCCCGGCCTGTTCGACTACTCGCTCTTGATTGCGGTGCCGCTCGCCTTCCTCGTCGCCGGCGCGCTCGGCGTGCTGATCGAGCGCAGCATCATCCGCTTCCTCTACGGCCGTCCGCTGGAAACGCTGCTCGCGACCTGGGGCCTGTCGCTGGTGCTTCAGCAGGCAGTGCGCACCATGTTCGGTCCGACCAATCGCGAGGTCGGCAATCCTTCCTGGATGAGCGGGGCCTTCGAGCTCGGCCAGATCACCATCACCTATAACCGGCTCTGGATTCTCTGCTTCACGCTCGCGGTGTTCGCGGTCCTGCTCGCGATGCTGCGCTATACCGCGCTCGGCCTCGAGATGCGGGCGGTGACGCAGAACCGCCGCATGGCGGCTTCGATGGGCATCGCCACCTCGCGGGTCGATGCGCTGACCTTCGGCCTCGGCTCCGGGATCGCGGGCATTGCCGGCGTGGCACTCTCGCAGATCGACAATGTCAGCCCCAATCTCGGCCAGAGCTATATCATCGACAGCTTCATGGTCGTCGTGTTCGGCGGCGTCGGCAATCTCTGGGGCACGCTGGTCGGCGCCTTCACTCTCGGGATCGCCAACAAATTCCTTGAGCCGGTCGCCGGTGCCGTGCTCGGCAAGATCGCGATCCTGGTGCTGATCATCCTGTTCATTCAAAAGCGCCCGCGCGGCCTGTTCGCGCTGAAGGGCCGTGCGGTGGAAGCATGA